One Picrophilus oshimae DSM 9789 genomic region harbors:
- a CDS encoding TDT family transporter: MKYRGAGPEWFGPVVGTLSVSLTLYLISLVYNNSIIFRIGSYVYYLDLFIFFFVLVSLFYYYISGNGNIIDDSFNIQKFPFFGFIGILYFALAFFFYAYIGINRDIAFIMLYLYYFFYAYMVILNLLLSYRIYTGAIKYENIAYTSLIPIISLAGNIILSSILMPPTLDYFINYRDILISMYMLIMAGTGIAVLQFIFIGNISIMAHMNNGRQKAPATMIPLGASSMIAINLLFMPIFNKLKIFYVPEYLAVDVSTMLWGFEVLSFLTGLVMAIFHFRNKPSVATWAYVFPSGISTFANYLLYIETGLQLFKYSILIISIGVYGLYIYSLKNTFIIIKNALKNS; encoded by the coding sequence ATGAAATATAGGGGAGCCGGCCCTGAATGGTTTGGGCCTGTCGTTGGAACTCTGTCGGTTTCGCTTACATTATATTTGATCTCGCTTGTCTATAATAATAGCATAATATTTAGAATAGGCAGCTACGTTTATTACCTGGATTTATTCATATTCTTCTTTGTTTTAGTATCTTTATTTTATTATTACATATCTGGAAACGGAAATATAATAGATGATTCGTTTAATATACAGAAGTTTCCATTCTTTGGTTTTATAGGCATACTTTACTTTGCACTGGCGTTCTTTTTCTATGCATACATTGGAATTAATAGAGACATAGCATTTATAATGCTATACCTTTATTACTTTTTTTATGCATATATGGTAATACTCAATTTGCTTTTATCATACAGGATTTATACTGGCGCAATAAAATATGAAAATATAGCATACACCAGTTTGATACCAATTATATCACTTGCCGGAAACATCATTTTAAGTTCTATTTTAATGCCGCCAACACTTGATTATTTTATAAATTACAGGGATATATTAATTTCAATGTACATGTTAATAATGGCCGGAACCGGCATAGCCGTGCTTCAATTTATCTTTATAGGGAACATATCAATAATGGCACACATGAACAATGGCAGGCAGAAGGCCCCGGCAACAATGATACCGCTGGGTGCATCCAGCATGATTGCGATAAATTTATTATTTATGCCGATCTTTAATAAGCTGAAAATATTCTATGTTCCAGAGTACCTTGCTGTTGATGTTTCAACAATGCTCTGGGGCTTTGAGGTTCTTTCGTTTTTAACCGGTCTGGTCATGGCCATTTTCCATTTCAGGAACAAACCATCAGTTGCGACCTGGGCCTATGTCTTTCCAAGCGGCATATCAACATTTGCAAACTATTTACTTTACATTGAAACTGGACTTCAGTTATTCAAGTATTCAATATTAATAATAAGCATCGGTGTTTACGGGCTTTACATATATTCATTAAAAAACACATTTATTATAATAAAAAATGCTTTAAAAAATTCATGA
- a CDS encoding L-threonylcarbamoyladenylate synthase: protein MTLVLKPDDSGIKIAADIIRKGGTVVFPTETVYGLGANALSSEASAKIFRAKDRPADNPLIVTVSNFNMVKDVSYIDCKLLKIMEGVWPAPLTLLLKKKSIVPDIVTAGMDTVCVRFPKNEIALRLISEAGVPVAAPSANIATRPSIVDSKDAIDELDGRVDAIIDAGRVEYGVESTIIDATVEPYNLLRPGAFPVEEIERLFGKININPVARGYKESNIALTPGMKYRHYAPSKKLILIENIDDFRSFVSSDRARDFLALCSSENSKYVKYDKIILGRDAYEAAHNLFYDFRLLDRSDKQYGVIQAFPETGIGFGLMNRIRKASWKIIKDGEKIEI from the coding sequence ATGACATTGGTATTAAAACCAGATGATTCAGGTATAAAAATTGCCGCAGATATTATAAGAAAGGGTGGAACCGTTGTTTTTCCCACAGAGACTGTTTACGGCCTTGGTGCAAATGCACTATCATCTGAAGCCTCAGCAAAGATATTTAGGGCCAAGGATAGGCCCGCAGACAATCCTTTAATAGTAACGGTATCAAATTTTAACATGGTAAAAGATGTATCATACATTGATTGCAAACTATTAAAAATCATGGAAGGTGTGTGGCCGGCCCCGCTAACACTGCTTTTAAAAAAGAAAAGCATAGTTCCTGATATAGTAACAGCAGGCATGGACACAGTCTGTGTAAGGTTTCCAAAGAATGAGATAGCGCTCAGGTTAATATCGGAGGCTGGTGTTCCGGTTGCAGCTCCAAGTGCAAACATTGCAACAAGGCCATCAATAGTTGATTCAAAGGATGCAATAGACGAGCTTGATGGCAGGGTTGATGCAATAATAGATGCAGGACGTGTTGAATACGGTGTTGAATCAACAATAATTGATGCAACTGTTGAACCATACAATCTTTTAAGGCCTGGTGCCTTTCCAGTTGAGGAAATAGAAAGACTCTTTGGAAAGATAAATATAAACCCAGTTGCACGTGGCTACAAGGAATCAAATATTGCGCTGACACCTGGCATGAAGTACAGGCACTATGCACCATCAAAGAAATTAATATTAATAGAAAATATAGATGATTTTAGAAGCTTTGTTTCATCAGATAGGGCAAGGGACTTTCTTGCACTATGCTCATCTGAAAATTCAAAATATGTAAAATACGATAAAATAATTCTTGGCAGGGATGCTTACGAGGCTGCACATAATCTTTTCTATGATTTCAGACTGCTGGACAGGAGCGATAAGCAGTACGGCGTAATACAGGCATTCCCGGAAACAGGTATTGGCTTTGGTCTCATGAACAGGATAAGAAAGGCATCATGGAAGATTATAAAGGATGGCGAAAAGATTGAGATTTAA
- a CDS encoding cupin domain-containing protein, giving the protein MRSGAIEDVKADDVKFGTSHDVKIRWLVTKDDVKDYAVRKFTVKPNGLISHHYHKYVETLIILNGTCRICVENKKMDLKRGDYIFVDTMEKHEIMNPGDTDLEFICVINYPEDMSIKTIDKSCFD; this is encoded by the coding sequence ATGCGCAGTGGAGCAATTGAAGATGTTAAGGCTGACGATGTTAAATTCGGCACATCGCATGATGTAAAGATAAGATGGCTTGTGACAAAAGATGATGTAAAAGATTATGCAGTAAGAAAATTTACTGTGAAACCAAATGGTCTGATATCGCATCATTATCATAAATACGTTGAAACACTTATAATATTAAATGGAACCTGCAGAATATGTGTTGAAAATAAAAAGATGGATCTAAAACGTGGAGATTACATCTTTGTAGATACCATGGAAAAACATGAGATAATGAATCCTGGCGATACTGATCTGGAGTTCATATGCGTTATAAATTATCCAGAGGACATGAGCATAAAAACCATTGATAAATCATGCTTTGATTAA
- a CDS encoding sulfite oxidase-like oxidoreductase, whose protein sequence is MEKIEIKNPGQVYARNFIIYEALGEPVIKKDDWDLKVYGHVKKEIIYKFNDLESMPQENYIADFNCVTKWSIRDVKWQGPSLKRIIEASMPDDECTWVMFECADGYDTPVPLEDALDEKSIIAIKMNDEYLSVEQGFPARPFIPSLYGWKSAKWLTGIRLMHDYEDGYWEMYGYHERGKIENEERFKGFSWKFFKRSSKLKK, encoded by the coding sequence ATGGAGAAGATTGAGATAAAAAACCCGGGCCAGGTCTATGCAAGGAATTTTATTATATACGAGGCACTCGGGGAGCCTGTAATAAAAAAGGATGATTGGGATTTAAAAGTTTACGGTCATGTTAAAAAAGAGATAATCTACAAATTTAATGATCTTGAAAGCATGCCGCAGGAAAATTACATTGCCGATTTTAACTGCGTTACAAAGTGGAGTATAAGGGATGTTAAATGGCAGGGGCCATCATTAAAAAGGATAATAGAGGCATCCATGCCTGATGATGAATGCACATGGGTTATGTTTGAATGCGCTGATGGATATGACACGCCGGTGCCACTGGAGGATGCACTTGATGAAAAATCGATAATAGCAATAAAAATGAACGACGAATATTTAAGTGTTGAGCAGGGATTCCCGGCAAGGCCGTTTATACCGTCATTATATGGCTGGAAGAGCGCAAAGTGGCTTACGGGCATAAGATTAATGCATGATTACGAGGATGGATACTGGGAAATGTACGGATACCATGAGCGCGGGAAGATAGAAAACGAGGAAAGGTTTAAGGGCTTTTCTTGGAAATTCTTTAAAAGATCCTCAAAATTAAAAAAATAA
- a CDS encoding S-methyl-5'-thioadenosine phosphorylase, producing the protein MASIGIIGGSGLYNIMENVKTIDVETPYGKPSDKLEIGEISGVEVAFLPRHGKRHTIPPHNVNYHANIWALKSLGVERIIGLNAVGSLRDDYKPGDIVIPDQFIDFTRKRRLTYYDGPDVYHISMADPFCSEISSASYNAGLDLGYKIHNSGTYVCIEGPRFSTRAESRMFRQFGDIIGMTLVPEINLADELAMCYGMIATVTDYDVWSEKPVDTNEVIKIMKENEEKVPKMLSKIIPEIHGQRKCKCSLRLENAKA; encoded by the coding sequence ATGGCTAGTATTGGAATAATCGGCGGCAGCGGTCTTTACAACATCATGGAAAATGTTAAAACGATTGATGTTGAAACACCATATGGAAAACCCTCGGATAAGCTCGAAATTGGTGAGATATCCGGTGTTGAGGTTGCCTTCCTTCCAAGGCATGGTAAAAGGCATACAATACCGCCGCATAATGTAAATTACCATGCAAACATATGGGCGTTGAAAAGCCTTGGTGTTGAAAGGATAATCGGCCTAAATGCCGTTGGCTCATTACGTGATGATTATAAACCAGGTGATATTGTAATACCGGATCAGTTTATAGATTTTACAAGGAAAAGAAGATTAACATATTATGATGGCCCTGACGTTTATCATATCTCCATGGCGGATCCATTCTGCAGCGAGATATCAAGCGCTTCATACAATGCCGGCCTTGATCTCGGTTATAAAATACATAATTCAGGAACCTATGTTTGCATAGAGGGCCCAAGGTTCTCCACAAGGGCAGAGTCAAGGATGTTCAGGCAGTTTGGTGATATAATAGGCATGACTCTTGTGCCAGAGATAAATCTTGCGGACGAGCTTGCAATGTGCTATGGCATGATTGCAACCGTAACGGACTATGATGTTTGGTCCGAAAAACCCGTTGATACAAACGAGGTTATTAAAATAATGAAGGAAAACGAGGAGAAGGTTCCTAAAATGTTATCTAAAATCATTCCTGAAATTCACGGTCAAAGAAAATGCAAATGTTCTTTGAGATTAGAAAATGCAAAGGCGTAG
- a CDS encoding aldo/keto reductase: MDYIRFGDSGLRVSRLCLGTWHLPVKNENFKYNVDRDLSIKIIKRAYDLGINFFDTANVYNGSIYPENAGLSEDILGDALSGYERESLVISTKFMGKMGSFQNASGLSKKYLLWQIHESLKRLKTDYIDILHMHRPDPETPVEETISAFKIINDDSMALYFGESYFHFNDIEDIARMFKSLNMKLLSMQEPYNLIERDIESEKFDISRNYGMGIMAYIPIAQGILTDKYLKEGGENSRASFVPELRQRYLSDKNNIKVLSELNEYAVGKGVKLAQLALAWMIKKSEMKNISLVPIIGATKIEQLEDDVSALDIKLTEDEVIEIENIASGFVINWNSPYTRIRHSIF; encoded by the coding sequence ATGGATTACATAAGATTTGGTGACAGCGGTTTAAGGGTTTCAAGGCTATGCCTTGGCACCTGGCATCTTCCGGTAAAAAATGAGAATTTTAAGTACAACGTTGACAGGGACTTATCAATAAAAATAATAAAGAGGGCATACGATCTTGGCATAAACTTCTTTGATACGGCAAACGTTTACAATGGATCAATATACCCTGAGAATGCAGGCCTGTCTGAGGATATACTTGGTGATGCACTTTCCGGTTATGAACGTGAGAGCCTTGTAATATCAACAAAATTTATGGGCAAAATGGGTAGTTTCCAGAATGCATCAGGATTATCAAAGAAGTATCTATTATGGCAGATACATGAATCATTAAAGAGGTTGAAGACTGATTATATAGATATACTGCACATGCACAGGCCGGATCCTGAGACGCCAGTAGAGGAAACAATATCGGCATTTAAGATTATAAATGATGATTCCATGGCCCTTTACTTCGGGGAAAGCTATTTCCATTTTAATGATATTGAGGATATTGCCCGGATGTTCAAATCATTAAACATGAAGCTGCTATCAATGCAGGAGCCTTACAATTTAATAGAACGCGACATAGAATCTGAAAAATTTGATATATCAAGAAACTACGGTATGGGCATAATGGCATACATACCAATTGCCCAGGGCATATTAACAGATAAATATTTAAAAGAAGGCGGTGAAAATTCCAGGGCTTCATTTGTACCTGAATTGAGGCAGAGGTATTTATCAGATAAAAACAATATTAAGGTATTATCAGAGCTGAATGAATATGCAGTGGGAAAGGGCGTTAAGCTTGCACAGCTTGCCCTTGCCTGGATGATTAAAAAATCAGAGATGAAGAACATATCGCTGGTACCAATAATAGGTGCAACAAAGATCGAGCAGCTTGAGGATGATGTATCCGCCCTTGATATAAAATTAACTGAAGATGAGGTTATTGAAATTGAAAACATTGCTTCAGGGTTTGTTATAAACTGGAACTCACCATATACCAGGATAAGGCATTCAATATTTTAA
- a CDS encoding B12-binding domain-containing radical SAM protein: MNSVILTSDRGTFTNFGGMSTLGYVACLPYRVVPRPLMNYIFAPEVRMKNGEPEYVPYALRKVEAALHANGITDVSIIPPQLLEKYVNENTKVLGINVHDPYGLSPVTFKLTMLFGGGESWTAKFFDELSETVSRLKSKYHFKVIIGGPAAWQIGLKKPDWVDTVFNGEAELDFPLIVKKALNGEELPGSITGRMPKVNEIPTIIKPARFGEVQVTRGCPRGCQFCSITPETFRSIPYEDIEKEVKLNLSTGYRDIELVSDDILLYGQKKLQANEEALVKLFTMVKNLGARYITFPHISAPGVLSAPKVVNEISEIAGLKEYMAEAPVVGLETGSVKIMRHYMNAKPFPWKPEDWKYVITNATPIMNDAAIFPCYTMTIGYPEETDDDLDQSIDIALSIIDNKFKAWVFPLPVIPMTSSHIKDNPFPYMDKLPSKYWDLLYISWKYDLYITRIMMPHMSKKMNPVLSGIVNMMTSSIFSHIEDVFRELAETHGHKAEDFANINLNTVTGFIKSMYWLTRATVSTSASRNPKKISS, encoded by the coding sequence ATGAATTCCGTAATTCTCACATCGGATCGTGGAACATTTACAAATTTTGGTGGGATGTCCACATTGGGATATGTTGCCTGCCTGCCTTACAGGGTGGTTCCAAGACCGCTGATGAATTACATATTCGCACCAGAGGTAAGGATGAAAAACGGCGAGCCTGAATACGTTCCATACGCACTCAGAAAGGTCGAGGCGGCATTGCACGCAAATGGAATAACCGATGTATCAATAATACCACCGCAGCTGCTTGAAAAATATGTAAATGAAAATACAAAGGTTCTTGGAATAAACGTTCATGACCCTTACGGACTAAGCCCGGTAACATTTAAATTAACGATGCTCTTCGGCGGTGGTGAGAGCTGGACGGCTAAATTCTTCGATGAGCTTTCTGAAACTGTGTCCAGATTGAAATCAAAATATCATTTTAAGGTCATAATAGGCGGGCCGGCTGCATGGCAGATAGGTCTTAAAAAACCAGACTGGGTTGATACAGTATTCAATGGTGAGGCCGAGCTTGATTTTCCATTAATTGTTAAAAAGGCACTTAATGGCGAGGAATTGCCAGGAAGCATAACCGGAAGGATGCCAAAGGTAAATGAAATACCGACAATAATAAAGCCCGCAAGATTCGGCGAGGTTCAGGTTACAAGGGGCTGTCCCAGGGGATGCCAGTTCTGTTCAATAACACCTGAGACATTTAGGAGCATACCATACGAGGACATAGAAAAGGAGGTAAAATTAAACCTTTCAACAGGCTACAGGGATATAGAGCTTGTATCAGACGATATACTTCTTTATGGCCAGAAAAAGCTGCAGGCAAACGAGGAGGCGCTTGTAAAGCTTTTCACAATGGTGAAAAACCTTGGTGCAAGGTACATAACATTTCCGCACATATCTGCACCCGGGGTTTTAAGTGCTCCAAAGGTCGTTAATGAAATATCAGAAATAGCAGGTTTAAAGGAATACATGGCGGAGGCGCCCGTGGTTGGTCTTGAAACCGGCAGCGTAAAAATCATGAGGCATTACATGAATGCAAAGCCATTCCCGTGGAAACCGGAGGACTGGAAATATGTTATAACAAATGCAACACCGATAATGAACGATGCTGCAATATTCCCATGCTATACAATGACCATAGGATATCCCGAGGAAACAGATGATGACCTTGACCAGAGTATAGATATAGCCTTATCAATAATAGATAATAAATTCAAGGCATGGGTCTTTCCATTGCCGGTTATACCAATGACATCATCGCATATAAAGGACAATCCATTTCCATACATGGATAAATTACCATCAAAGTACTGGGATCTTTTATACATATCATGGAAATACGACCTTTACATAACAAGAATCATGATGCCGCACATGAGCAAAAAGATGAATCCTGTGCTAAGCGGCATAGTAAACATGATGACAAGCAGCATATTCTCGCACATAGAGGACGTCTTCAGGGAGCTTGCCGAAACACACGGACACAAGGCCGAGGACTTTGCAAACATAAACCTTAACACTGTTACCGGTTTTATAAAATCCATGTACTGGCTTACCAGGGCAACCGTATCAACATCGGCCAGCAGGAATCCAAAAAAGATAAGTTCATGA
- a CDS encoding MBL fold metallo-hydrolase has protein sequence MINTKVKFLGGAEEVGRLAIKIEDKNDKIMIDYGVEPDKPPEYPLPPEPVNDIFITHAHLDHTGALPVYYHNYSAKLHATAMTANSVVPIINDSLKIMRLENYVERFNEDDVENLFRSLVTERYNTDIELNNLTARAYSAGHIPGSSMWRFEDSFSFMITGDLYTRDTNLLKGARPVKTDVLIMESTYAGRDHEDRDEVIKRLKDSIKETIDNGGKVILPTFAIGRTQEMIMILRDMNYNIYVDGMGNDISRIYLDTPGFLKDYSLFRKSLGRVIKVRNKRMRKEALENGDIIITTSGMLDGGPVLGYIDSLSDDPKSAIYLTGYQVEGTNGRSLMENGTIKIAGATIKPSMKIDFFDLSAHAGHSDLVKFIKDIDPWTVVLCHGDQREKLKEALPEYNFILPYNGHEFEITN, from the coding sequence GTGATTAATACGAAGGTAAAATTTTTGGGAGGAGCCGAGGAGGTTGGAAGGCTTGCAATAAAAATAGAGGACAAGAACGATAAAATAATGATAGACTACGGTGTTGAGCCGGATAAGCCACCGGAGTATCCGTTACCGCCTGAACCGGTAAACGATATTTTTATAACACATGCACACCTTGATCATACAGGTGCGCTTCCGGTATATTATCATAACTACAGTGCAAAGCTTCATGCAACTGCAATGACGGCAAACAGCGTGGTTCCAATAATAAACGATTCACTAAAGATCATGAGGCTGGAAAACTACGTTGAGAGGTTCAATGAGGACGATGTTGAAAACCTTTTTAGGTCTCTTGTAACTGAAAGGTACAATACGGATATAGAGCTGAACAATCTTACTGCTAGGGCCTACAGTGCCGGTCATATACCAGGATCAAGCATGTGGCGCTTTGAGGATTCTTTCTCATTTATGATAACAGGTGATCTATACACAAGGGATACAAACCTTTTAAAGGGGGCAAGGCCTGTAAAAACCGATGTTTTGATTATGGAAAGCACATATGCAGGCAGGGACCATGAGGACCGTGATGAGGTAATAAAGAGATTAAAGGACAGCATAAAGGAAACAATAGACAACGGCGGCAAGGTTATACTTCCGACCTTTGCAATAGGCAGAACACAGGAGATGATCATGATTCTCAGGGACATGAATTACAACATTTACGTTGATGGCATGGGCAACGATATATCAAGGATATACCTTGATACACCAGGATTCCTGAAGGATTATTCCCTGTTCAGAAAATCCCTCGGCAGGGTTATAAAGGTAAGAAACAAAAGAATGAGAAAGGAGGCCCTGGAAAACGGCGATATAATAATAACAACATCAGGCATGCTTGATGGCGGCCCGGTTCTTGGATATATAGACTCATTATCAGACGATCCAAAGTCTGCAATATATCTTACAGGATACCAGGTGGAGGGCACAAACGGAAGAAGCTTAATGGAGAATGGCACAATTAAAATAGCCGGTGCAACGATAAAACCCTCAATGAAGATAGATTTCTTTGATCTATCAGCCCATGCCGGACACAGTGATCTTGTTAAATTCATAAAGGATATAGATCCATGGACAGTGGTTTTATGCCATGGCGATCAGAGGGAGAAACTTAAGGAGGCACTGCCAGAATACAATTTTATACTTCCATACAATGGGCATGAGTTTGAAATAACAAATTAG
- a CDS encoding GNAT family N-acetyltransferase, with protein MSDIRWDLVLKPEIEYLSNLYRDIDIKKEFVPVIEMLNRNIIKSRIIVNGNKLIAYAYAIESKTLLDTIYADAGFIDKNDINDIRLDYIFNWIDAISGNRKVLMNRIYNSSDGLEDYLIRHGYKKAVRYRLVSSINNSNSVCSNEFLTLGNIDYDQFSDAEYKAYVDGPDGFLFSKIPSCRHNATREMFNGKYGDIINKASFLMVGSEIDAAVIASRKDDESAFIDTIFVKKDLRSKGLGRKLMECSMMALKSLNYDKIYLYVNSENTAALNLYRSLGFIKDDYPEDIIYYKIKY; from the coding sequence ATGTCAGATATCAGATGGGATCTTGTTTTAAAGCCGGAGATAGAGTATTTGTCAAATCTTTACAGGGACATCGATATAAAAAAGGAGTTTGTTCCTGTAATAGAAATGCTAAATAGGAATATTATAAAGTCAAGGATAATTGTAAACGGCAATAAATTAATAGCCTATGCATATGCAATAGAATCAAAAACATTATTGGATACAATATACGCCGATGCCGGTTTTATAGACAAAAATGATATAAATGATATAAGACTTGATTATATATTTAACTGGATTGATGCAATTTCAGGAAACAGAAAGGTGCTCATGAACAGAATATATAATTCAAGCGATGGACTTGAGGATTATCTAATAAGGCACGGTTATAAAAAGGCCGTCAGGTACAGGCTTGTATCATCAATAAATAATTCAAATTCTGTATGTTCTAATGAGTTTTTAACTCTTGGAAACATTGATTATGATCAATTTTCTGATGCAGAGTACAAAGCCTACGTTGATGGCCCTGACGGCTTTTTATTTTCAAAAATACCGTCCTGCAGGCACAATGCCACAAGGGAAATGTTTAATGGTAAATACGGAGATATTATAAATAAAGCATCATTCTTAATGGTTGGCAGTGAAATAGATGCCGCAGTTATAGCGTCCAGGAAGGACGACGAAAGTGCATTTATAGACACAATCTTTGTAAAAAAGGATTTAAGATCAAAGGGCCTGGGTAGAAAGCTAATGGAGTGCTCGATGATGGCATTAAAGTCGCTGAATTATGATAAAATATACCTTTACGTGAATTCAGAGAACACTGCCGCATTAAATCTTTACAGGTCACTGGGCTTCATAAAGGATGATTATCCAGAGGATATAATATACTATAAAATAAAATATTAA